In Tindallia magadiensis, one DNA window encodes the following:
- the rho gene encoding transcription termination factor Rho has protein sequence MDRKGLEEKKLQDLRDIAKTMGIKNLARYRKQELIDLIMGAEEKKKSLVLPQHLSEEIPDGEEANKAQGILEIMQDGYGFLRSDNYLSGDADIYMSPSQIRRFSMKTGDLITGVTRPPKSGEKYKALLYVRKINGLDPEKASKRPSFEDLTPIYPQERLNLEYQNHDLSTRLIDLIAPIGKGQRGLIVSPPKAGKTILLQKIANSVAHNNPEVEIIVLLIDERPEEVTDMKRSIKGEVIYSTFDEMPSHHIKVAEMVLARAQRLVEHGKDVLVLLDSLTRLARAYNLTVPASGRTLSGGLDPAALHPPKKFFGAARKLEEAGSLTIMATALVDTGSRMDDVIYEEFKGTGNMELHLDRKLSEKRIFPAVDINRSGTRREELLLSQLELETIWRIRRALSNNSIQEVTETIIKLMTDSKDNREFIDMAGKKLL, from the coding sequence TTGGATCGCAAGGGACTTGAAGAAAAAAAGCTCCAAGATTTACGTGACATTGCAAAAACCATGGGTATTAAAAATCTGGCACGTTATCGAAAACAGGAGCTGATTGATTTAATCATGGGCGCTGAAGAAAAAAAGAAAAGCCTTGTGCTGCCTCAACATCTTTCGGAAGAAATACCGGATGGAGAAGAGGCGAATAAGGCACAGGGAATCCTGGAAATCATGCAGGATGGATATGGATTTTTGAGAAGTGATAATTACCTGTCTGGTGATGCTGATATTTATATGTCACCATCTCAGATACGGAGATTCAGTATGAAAACCGGCGACTTAATTACAGGGGTTACACGACCGCCTAAATCTGGCGAGAAGTATAAAGCCCTATTATATGTTCGGAAAATAAATGGATTGGATCCGGAAAAAGCTAGCAAAAGACCTTCCTTTGAAGACCTAACCCCTATTTATCCTCAAGAAAGGTTAAATCTTGAATACCAGAATCACGACTTGTCTACCCGCCTTATTGACCTTATTGCACCTATCGGAAAAGGCCAACGCGGTCTCATTGTTTCTCCTCCAAAAGCAGGAAAAACCATTTTACTTCAGAAAATAGCGAATAGCGTAGCTCATAACAATCCGGAAGTGGAAATCATTGTGTTGCTTATTGATGAACGACCAGAAGAAGTGACGGATATGAAACGATCAATCAAAGGAGAAGTGATTTATTCCACTTTTGATGAAATGCCAAGTCATCATATAAAAGTGGCTGAGATGGTATTAGCCCGTGCCCAACGTTTGGTAGAACATGGTAAAGATGTACTGGTTTTATTGGACAGCCTTACTCGATTGGCGCGTGCATACAATTTAACCGTACCGGCTTCTGGACGAACCTTATCCGGTGGCTTGGACCCGGCAGCCTTGCATCCACCCAAAAAGTTTTTTGGTGCGGCCCGAAAACTGGAGGAAGCAGGAAGTCTTACGATTATGGCTACGGCCCTAGTGGATACGGGGAGTCGTATGGATGATGTGATTTATGAAGAGTTCAAGGGAACTGGCAATATGGAGCTTCATCTAGATCGGAAACTTTCAGAAAAAAGAATTTTTCCAGCGGTGGATATTAATCGATCTGGCACCAGAAGAGAAGAACTTTTGTTAAGCCAATTAGAATTAGAGACGATATGGCGTATTCGAAGAGCTCTTAGCAACAATTCTATTCAGGAAGTGACAGAAACGATTATTAAGCTGATGACAGATAGCAAAGATAATCGAGAATTTATTGACATGGCCGGTAAAAAGTTGCTATAA
- the rpmE gene encoding 50S ribosomal protein L31, translated as MKKGIHPEYNEVQVHCACGNDFKTRSTKEEIRVEICSDCHPFYTGKQKTMEKGGRVEKFKKKYGV; from the coding sequence ATGAAAAAGGGAATTCATCCGGAGTATAATGAAGTGCAGGTGCATTGTGCTTGTGGAAACGATTTTAAAACTCGGTCTACAAAAGAAGAAATTCGTGTTGAAATTTGCTCAGACTGCCATCCGTTTTACACTGGTAAACAAAAAACCATGGAAAAAGGCGGTCGTGTTGAAAAATTCAAAAAGAAATATGGTGTGTAG
- a CDS encoding dihydrolipoyl dehydrogenase family protein, whose translation MINREAKVLIIGGGTAGYACAMECGKHGLETILVEKEPALGGTGFRSGCLPVKFLLDQLKLTRKVEMTGRKLAVDEGALFQKCQQYMAETSQRMERKLKENGVQLLLGNGKFLDADTYQVDLPDDSHQIRAEKIVLATGTSPGYPEPIRPDGNKLLTHREAVMLNRIPESLLVLGGEVEGLEFASLFSELGSRVTVLEMMPTFLEGMDEDLKQPLFDRLLKNGVILKSGCKVAEAETLPEGVKVRTESGETYLGEKAIVAMSRKPNFPKGLQELGIEIKENRIFINRQCQTSLAHMYAIGDINGRMEMAHTAGQQGLFLGRHLALNQSIPWEYDALPRAMFTIPENAGAGKQEKELMAEKTSYRKGIAYWKDTWRGGVQPWSEGHIKVLVSDEGVLLGVWMTGLDIGEQVSFLGMMVQQKMKVSDIEKHLMVHPTLSEGILQAIGNIQ comes from the coding sequence ATGATCAATAGAGAGGCAAAGGTTTTAATAATTGGTGGCGGCACAGCGGGTTATGCTTGTGCGATGGAATGTGGCAAACATGGGCTGGAAACAATCTTAGTGGAAAAGGAACCAGCCTTAGGTGGCACTGGTTTTCGTTCAGGTTGTCTTCCGGTTAAATTTCTTTTGGATCAACTAAAACTAACGAGAAAAGTAGAAATGACGGGAAGAAAATTAGCAGTAGACGAAGGTGCCTTATTTCAAAAATGCCAGCAATACATGGCAGAAACCAGCCAAAGGATGGAAAGAAAACTAAAAGAGAATGGGGTTCAGCTACTTTTGGGGAATGGAAAATTTCTGGATGCTGATACCTATCAGGTGGATCTCCCTGATGATTCTCACCAAATCCGAGCTGAGAAGATCGTGTTGGCAACGGGAACCAGCCCTGGATATCCGGAACCTATAAGGCCGGACGGCAATAAGCTTCTTACACATAGAGAAGCCGTGATGCTTAACAGAATACCTGAATCTCTTCTGGTGCTAGGTGGAGAAGTGGAGGGATTGGAATTTGCCTCCTTGTTTTCTGAATTGGGGAGTCGGGTAACGGTCCTGGAAATGATGCCCACCTTTCTTGAAGGGATGGATGAAGACTTGAAACAACCTTTATTTGACAGGTTATTAAAAAACGGAGTAATCTTAAAAAGTGGCTGTAAGGTAGCAGAGGCGGAAACATTGCCTGAGGGTGTCAAGGTCAGAACTGAATCAGGAGAAACCTATTTAGGTGAAAAAGCCATTGTGGCCATGTCGCGCAAACCTAATTTTCCTAAAGGGCTTCAAGAACTGGGGATAGAAATAAAAGAAAACCGTATCTTTATCAATAGACAGTGTCAGACGAGTCTGGCGCATATGTATGCGATAGGAGATATTAATGGCCGTATGGAGATGGCGCATACCGCCGGACAACAAGGCTTATTTCTTGGCAGGCATTTAGCATTAAACCAATCCATTCCCTGGGAGTATGACGCTTTACCAAGAGCTATGTTTACCATACCGGAAAATGCAGGAGCGGGAAAACAGGAAAAAGAGCTGATGGCTGAAAAAACATCCTACCGTAAAGGGATAGCTTATTGGAAGGATACCTGGCGGGGAGGAGTACAACCCTGGAGCGAAGGACATATCAAGGTGCTTGTTAGTGATGAGGGTGTACTGCTGGGGGTTTGGATGACTGGTCTGGATATTGGTGAGCAGGTGAGTTTTCTTGGCATGATGGTCCAGCAGAAAATGAAAGTATCAGATATTGAAAAGCACTTGATGGTTCATCCGACATTGTCGGAAGGAATCTTACAAGCGATTGGAAATATCCAATAA
- the prmC gene encoding peptide chain release factor N(5)-glutamine methyltransferase — protein MTRIEWIRWAVDELKKSEVQTPILDAEVLMAHLLKVERIKLHMYPEVEVDQRTGDKFSELIQRRKQQCPVAYLTEKQEFMGLSFRVTPAVLIPRPDTEILVEAILKWVKDHQREDLLLADIGTGSGAIAISLAHFEPRLRILATDISQEALEIARNNAKQQQVDHQITFLSGDMIEPVKAQGKKLDAIVSNPPYITQEEMKSLPLSVLDYEPKIALDGGSDGLNPYRIIVKEALELLKPGALLAFEMGWKQGEALQALMEQAGLEHVRILKDLAGKDRAVLGFKKNWQS, from the coding sequence GTGACAAGGATAGAATGGATTCGATGGGCTGTGGATGAATTAAAAAAATCGGAAGTACAAACCCCTATCTTAGATGCGGAAGTTTTGATGGCACATCTTCTAAAAGTAGAGAGAATAAAGCTTCATATGTATCCGGAGGTAGAGGTCGATCAGAGGACAGGGGATAAATTCTCTGAATTAATTCAAAGAAGAAAACAACAATGCCCTGTAGCGTATTTGACAGAAAAACAGGAATTTATGGGGCTGTCTTTTCGGGTGACACCAGCGGTTTTAATTCCTCGACCAGACACGGAAATTTTGGTGGAGGCTATATTGAAATGGGTGAAAGACCACCAGAGAGAAGACTTGTTATTGGCAGATATTGGGACTGGCAGCGGTGCTATTGCCATAAGCCTGGCTCACTTTGAACCGAGGCTTCGAATCCTAGCAACAGATATTTCTCAAGAAGCTTTAGAAATTGCCAGGAATAATGCAAAACAACAACAGGTGGATCATCAAATTACTTTTCTTTCAGGAGATATGATAGAACCGGTAAAAGCCCAAGGAAAAAAACTGGATGCAATCGTGTCTAATCCACCCTATATTACACAAGAGGAAATGAAAAGCCTTCCGCTGTCTGTCCTTGACTACGAACCGAAAATAGCCTTGGATGGTGGCTCTGACGGACTGAACCCTTATCGGATTATTGTAAAAGAAGCTTTGGAACTGTTGAAGCCGGGGGCTCTTCTGGCTTTTGAAATGGGATGGAAGCAAGGAGAAGCATTGCAGGCATTGATGGAGCAGGCGGGGTTGGAACATGTCAGGATTCTGAAAGATTTAGCCGGTAAAGATCGGGCGGTACTAGGATTTAAAAAGAACTGGCAATCCTAG
- the prfA gene encoding peptide chain release factor 1 codes for MLEKLSFLEDKYEDLGKKLSDPEVINQQDLWRKLVKEHAELEEIVVVYRDYRETLQGLEDTKAILYDKSSEEELKEMARMELGELEEKEETLREKLRIMLLPKDPNDDKNVIVEVRAGTGGDEAGLFAADLFRMYSRFAEDQGWKVELMSASESGVGGYKEVVFMIKGKGAYSMMKFESGTHRVQRIPTTESGGRIHTSAATVAVLPEVDDVELEISPNDVRIDVFRASGHGGQSVNTTDSAVRITHLETGIVSSCQDEKSQLKNKDKAMKILKARLYDKMAQEQADEIAQNRRSQVGSGDRSERIRTYNYPQGRVTDHRINMTIYQLDSFMQGDIGQMINALITEDQAEQMKEMA; via the coding sequence ATGCTTGAAAAGTTGTCGTTTTTAGAGGATAAATACGAAGATCTTGGAAAAAAACTAAGTGATCCGGAAGTTATTAATCAGCAGGATTTATGGAGAAAGCTGGTAAAGGAACATGCTGAGCTGGAAGAGATTGTTGTAGTATATCGGGATTATCGAGAAACCCTTCAAGGTTTAGAAGATACAAAAGCAATCCTGTATGATAAAAGCAGCGAAGAAGAGTTAAAAGAAATGGCTCGCATGGAATTGGGCGAGTTGGAAGAAAAAGAAGAAACACTTCGGGAAAAGCTTCGGATTATGTTATTGCCCAAGGATCCTAACGATGATAAAAATGTTATTGTGGAAGTGCGTGCCGGAACAGGCGGAGACGAAGCTGGGCTTTTTGCCGCTGATTTGTTTCGGATGTATTCTCGGTTTGCAGAAGATCAAGGATGGAAAGTGGAATTAATGAGTGCCAGTGAAAGTGGTGTAGGCGGATATAAAGAAGTGGTCTTTATGATAAAAGGAAAAGGCGCTTACTCTATGATGAAATTTGAAAGCGGCACCCATCGTGTTCAACGTATTCCTACCACAGAATCAGGTGGTCGTATTCATACTTCGGCGGCTACAGTGGCTGTGTTGCCGGAAGTGGATGATGTGGAGCTTGAAATAAGCCCTAACGACGTAAGGATAGACGTGTTCAGGGCTTCTGGTCATGGGGGGCAAAGTGTTAATACCACAGATTCAGCTGTCCGAATTACGCATCTGGAAACAGGCATTGTATCAAGCTGTCAGGATGAAAAATCTCAGTTGAAAAATAAAGACAAAGCCATGAAAATTTTGAAAGCGCGCCTATATGATAAAATGGCACAGGAACAAGCCGATGAAATTGCTCAAAACCGTCGTAGTCAGGTTGGGTCAGGAGATAGAAGTGAGAGAATACGAACCTATAACTACCCACAGGGTCGTGTGACGGACCACCGGATCAATATGACCATATATCAGCTTGACTCTTTTATGCAAGGCGATATAGGGCAAATGATCAATGCATTAATTACAGAAGATCAAGCGGAGCAAATGAAAGAGATGGCATAA
- a CDS encoding L-threonylcarbamoyladenylate synthase yields the protein MKNTRIETIKAENCLDEVLEPFAEMLSQGKTVAFPTETVYGLGANALDEKAVQSIFEAKGRPSDNPLIVHIAQWKDILKLAEEITPLAKKLADTFWPGPLTLILKKKSVVPESVTAGLDTVALRMPSHPIAHRLIAMAGIPVAAPSANLSGKPSPTRGSHVIKDLKGRVDGIIDGGMAMVGLESTVVDATGEYPVILRPGGITKEQIMEAVKGSERDFRTDQPPEESKKEVAPRSPGMKYVHYAPNASVVIVQVTDTPMAESIRHQAEAYRFKGHKVGILCTEETLKDGWPLLWKEGKVETDRITPEGWHIILNGSLREPSTIAGRLFDALRSFDETEVTLILAEAVSEKSLGQAIMNRLKKASNGEKRIPRLEKK from the coding sequence ATGAAAAATACACGGATAGAAACGATAAAGGCGGAAAACTGTCTGGATGAAGTGTTAGAGCCTTTTGCTGAGATGTTGTCTCAAGGAAAAACCGTTGCTTTTCCGACAGAAACCGTTTATGGACTTGGCGCGAATGCCTTGGATGAAAAAGCGGTACAATCCATTTTTGAAGCGAAGGGTCGCCCTTCGGATAATCCTTTAATTGTTCATATAGCCCAATGGAAAGATATTCTCAAGTTGGCGGAAGAGATTACTCCCTTGGCAAAAAAACTGGCAGATACTTTTTGGCCAGGTCCCTTAACCCTTATTCTGAAAAAGAAATCCGTTGTTCCGGAATCGGTGACAGCTGGACTGGATACCGTCGCCCTTCGAATGCCTTCTCATCCAATAGCACATCGCTTAATAGCCATGGCAGGTATTCCTGTTGCCGCACCTAGTGCTAATTTATCTGGAAAGCCAAGCCCCACGAGGGGAAGTCATGTAATCAAAGATCTAAAAGGGCGTGTAGATGGCATTATTGATGGTGGAATGGCGATGGTAGGACTGGAATCAACGGTGGTGGATGCTACCGGCGAATATCCGGTTATTTTAAGGCCTGGAGGGATTACGAAAGAACAGATTATGGAAGCGGTGAAAGGATCAGAACGAGACTTTCGAACAGATCAGCCGCCAGAGGAAAGCAAAAAAGAAGTGGCGCCAAGATCGCCAGGGATGAAATATGTACACTATGCACCGAACGCATCCGTCGTTATTGTTCAGGTGACAGATACGCCAATGGCTGAATCGATCCGCCATCAGGCGGAAGCATATCGTTTCAAAGGTCATAAGGTAGGGATTCTTTGTACGGAAGAAACACTGAAGGATGGTTGGCCTTTACTGTGGAAAGAAGGAAAGGTGGAAACCGATCGAATAACACCGGAAGGATGGCATATTATTCTAAACGGCAGTCTTCGGGAGCCTTCTACCATTGCTGGACGATTGTTTGATGCATTGCGCTCTTTCGATGAAACGGAAGTAACGCTGATTTTAGCCGAGGCGGTATCAGAAAAATCCTTAGGGCAAGCAATTATGAATCGACTTAAAAAGGCATCAAATGGAGAAAAAAGGATACCTAGATTAGAGAAAAAGTGA
- a CDS encoding low molecular weight protein arginine phosphatase yields the protein MKQVLFICTGNTCRSPMAEALTKEHLQKNPGLKEVWNVKSAGIFAADQERATYQSIKVMDERGVDLMGHKSQRLNSQLIDESDLVLAMTRNHKESVLLTEPRAEGKVFTLREYVQGEQEDIQDPFGQNEDAYRNTARELERLIRQLVKKWEEEMEE from the coding sequence ATGAAGCAGGTTTTATTTATTTGTACGGGGAATACCTGTAGAAGTCCAATGGCGGAAGCTTTAACCAAAGAACATCTGCAGAAAAACCCCGGATTAAAAGAAGTGTGGAATGTGAAATCGGCAGGTATTTTTGCAGCCGATCAGGAACGAGCTACTTACCAGTCTATTAAAGTGATGGACGAAAGAGGCGTGGACTTGATGGGACACAAAAGTCAACGTTTGAATAGTCAGTTGATTGACGAGTCAGATCTGGTGCTAGCAATGACTCGTAATCATAAAGAATCTGTTTTATTGACAGAGCCACGGGCTGAAGGCAAAGTTTTTACCTTAAGGGAGTACGTGCAGGGAGAACAAGAAGATATACAAGACCCCTTTGGACAGAATGAAGATGCTTATCGGAATACAGCAAGAGAGCTGGAGCGTTTAATACGCCAGTTGGTGAAGAAATGGGAAGAGGAAATGGAGGAATAA
- the rpiB gene encoding ribose 5-phosphate isomerase B, with the protein MKIVIASDHGGYQLKNTIVQHLIQKGIDITDFGTKDETSVDYPDYAKKVGVEVAAKKYDLGILVCGTGIGMSIAANKVQGVRCALVSDCFSARATRQHNDSNVLALGGRVIGTELALEIVDIWLKTEFEAGRHQRRVDQIADIEKKHL; encoded by the coding sequence ATGAAAATTGTCATTGCAAGTGACCATGGAGGCTATCAGCTTAAAAATACCATTGTTCAGCATCTTATCCAAAAAGGGATTGATATTACAGATTTTGGGACTAAAGATGAAACCTCTGTTGACTATCCGGATTATGCAAAAAAAGTAGGGGTAGAGGTAGCGGCAAAAAAATATGATCTGGGAATTTTGGTATGCGGAACAGGGATAGGTATGAGCATCGCCGCTAATAAAGTGCAAGGAGTACGTTGTGCTCTTGTGTCTGACTGTTTTTCGGCGAGAGCTACCCGGCAGCATAACGATAGCAATGTCTTAGCTCTTGGAGGACGTGTGATCGGAACGGAGCTTGCCTTGGAAATTGTAGACATTTGGCTTAAAACTGAATTTGAAGCTGGGCGCCATCAGCGAAGAGTGGATCAGATAGCGGATATTGAAAAGAAGCATCTCTAA
- the upp gene encoding uracil phosphoribosyltransferase, whose product MSKVAVMDHPLIQHKLTMLRDKNTGSKDFRDLTKEITMLMAYEMTRNLNLMEIEIETPICKAKSKVITGKKLGIVPILRAGMGMVDGVLQLIPAAKVGHIGLYRDPETLEPVEYYCKLPTDVEERELFLLDPMLATGGSANAAIQFIKDRGGVNIRLVAIIAAPEGVEAVHKLHPDVDIYVAGMDEKLNEKAYIVPGLGDAGDRLFGTK is encoded by the coding sequence ATGAGTAAAGTAGCTGTAATGGATCATCCATTGATTCAACACAAACTAACCATGCTTCGAGACAAAAATACAGGATCTAAAGATTTTCGGGATTTAACAAAAGAAATCACCATGTTGATGGCCTATGAAATGACAAGGAACTTAAACCTGATGGAGATAGAAATCGAAACACCTATTTGTAAAGCAAAGTCAAAAGTGATAACAGGAAAAAAACTGGGGATAGTTCCCATCCTTCGTGCAGGAATGGGAATGGTAGACGGTGTACTACAGCTAATACCCGCCGCAAAAGTAGGACATATTGGTTTATACAGGGATCCAGAAACCCTTGAACCGGTAGAATATTATTGCAAGCTGCCTACTGATGTGGAAGAACGGGAACTATTTTTACTAGATCCGATGCTAGCTACTGGTGGATCAGCCAATGCAGCGATTCAGTTTATAAAAGACCGGGGTGGCGTGAATATAAGATTAGTGGCAATTATTGCGGCACCAGAAGGAGTTGAAGCGGTCCATAAGCTTCATCCAGACGTCGATATTTATGTGGCAGGAATGGATGAAAAGTTAAATGAAAAGGCTTATATTGTTCCGGGATTGGGAGATGCAGGAGATCGATTGTTTGGAACAAAATAA
- a CDS encoding deoxycytidylate deaminase, with protein MRPDWNTYFMEMASVAKKRSTCLRRQVGAVLVKNHQILTTGYNGAPAGLAHCEETGCLRQEMQVPSGERHEICRGLHAEQNAVIQAAQHGVSVGGSTIYITNHPCVICAKMIINAGISTVIFSGEYPDELSKKMLEDAGVKMIQWNPTDSRE; from the coding sequence ATGAGGCCGGACTGGAACACCTATTTTATGGAAATGGCATCGGTTGCCAAAAAACGTTCAACTTGTTTACGGCGTCAAGTGGGTGCTGTTTTGGTAAAAAACCATCAAATTCTGACCACTGGATATAATGGAGCTCCGGCAGGTCTGGCTCATTGCGAAGAAACCGGGTGCCTGCGACAAGAAATGCAAGTCCCGTCAGGGGAAAGACACGAAATATGTCGTGGATTGCATGCCGAACAAAATGCGGTGATTCAAGCAGCTCAGCATGGCGTGTCTGTAGGCGGCAGCACGATTTATATAACCAATCATCCTTGTGTGATCTGTGCTAAAATGATCATTAATGCCGGAATAAGTACGGTCATTTTCAGCGGTGAATATCCGGATGAACTTTCAAAAAAAATGTTGGAAGATGCCGGCGTAAAAATGATACAATGGAATCCGACAGATTCTCGGGAGTGA
- a CDS encoding MraY family glycosyltransferase has product MVQQMVLALMLSGAISYIATPIALKMSHRVGAIDIPKDNRRMHKDPIPRLGGLAIYVGFVISSLLLLPFNSEQMALLTGATLMMGLGMVDDSKTLSAKIKLSGQILAALIVMYGGVRIEFITNFLAPSKNIIALGWLSFPVTLFWIVGITNTVNLIDGLDGLAAGVSVIASMSLAAVAYLNGMPEVTVILLILAGASLGFLPHNSHPARIFMGDTGSLFIGFVLAVISVEGVLKSATTIAVAIPVMALGVPIVDTTCAIIRRFLNKRPIMEADKGHLHHRLLEQGYSHRQTVWILYGMSLFLGVGAVYISDAERIPSIIVLLIVIATVSTALVRIGLLRKTS; this is encoded by the coding sequence GTGGTTCAGCAAATGGTTCTGGCTCTAATGTTATCGGGAGCAATTTCGTATATAGCGACACCAATAGCTCTTAAAATGTCTCACAGAGTAGGCGCTATCGATATTCCTAAAGATAATCGACGAATGCATAAAGACCCTATTCCAAGACTTGGGGGATTGGCGATTTATGTTGGTTTTGTTATAAGCTCTTTGCTTTTGCTACCTTTCAATAGTGAACAGATGGCACTGTTGACGGGAGCAACCTTAATGATGGGTTTAGGAATGGTGGATGATTCAAAAACCTTGTCGGCAAAAATAAAGCTGAGTGGCCAAATTTTGGCGGCTCTGATCGTTATGTACGGTGGAGTAAGGATTGAGTTTATTACTAATTTTTTAGCTCCTTCTAAAAATATTATTGCTTTGGGTTGGCTGTCTTTTCCCGTTACCTTGTTTTGGATTGTAGGCATTACGAATACGGTGAATCTAATTGACGGACTAGATGGACTGGCAGCTGGTGTTTCTGTGATTGCTTCCATGTCCTTAGCAGCGGTTGCTTACTTAAATGGAATGCCGGAGGTAACGGTGATTTTACTGATTTTAGCCGGTGCGTCGCTTGGTTTTTTGCCGCATAATAGTCATCCGGCCCGTATTTTTATGGGGGATACCGGTTCTTTATTTATTGGCTTTGTGTTAGCGGTTATTTCCGTGGAGGGCGTGTTGAAAAGTGCTACTACCATTGCAGTGGCCATTCCAGTGATGGCTCTGGGAGTACCGATTGTAGATACTACCTGTGCCATCATCAGACGTTTTCTTAATAAACGCCCTATTATGGAAGCGGACAAAGGTCACTTACATCACCGCTTGCTGGAACAAGGCTATTCCCATCGGCAGACTGTATGGATTCTTTATGGAATGAGCTTATTTCTTGGAGTTGGCGCTGTCTATATTTCCGATGCCGAAAGAATACCGTCTATTATTGTATTACTTATTGTAATTGCAACGGTTTCTACAGCGTTGGTACGGATTGGATTGCTTCGAAAAACATCATAA
- a CDS encoding TetR/AcrR family transcriptional regulator, whose translation MATQAERKYYRLLEQAERLFISRGFKNVTMEEIASAAGISKMTIYNHFDSKEHLVEFILMEMVKRFNKEIVEKIEQQPDTFGKLDIYFEEGKRTADEYSSVFLRDLYESPYLMEVIAAYKKKTTLKILMDILQEGADKGEIREVDQSFIIMLLDVISTGMMQLMHLYDEERMVSFNRWLSNFMKQGLMTPKGE comes from the coding sequence GTGGCAACACAGGCAGAAAGGAAGTACTATCGGCTCTTGGAACAGGCAGAGCGACTATTCATTAGCCGGGGATTTAAAAATGTAACGATGGAAGAAATAGCCTCCGCGGCAGGTATTAGCAAGATGACTATTTACAATCATTTTGACTCTAAGGAACATCTTGTGGAGTTTATCTTGATGGAAATGGTGAAACGTTTTAATAAAGAAATCGTCGAAAAAATTGAGCAACAGCCGGACACCTTTGGTAAACTGGACATTTATTTTGAAGAAGGAAAACGAACGGCGGATGAGTATTCGTCAGTCTTTTTGAGAGATCTTTACGAATCGCCTTACCTGATGGAAGTTATTGCAGCGTATAAAAAGAAAACAACCTTGAAAATATTGATGGATATATTGCAGGAAGGTGCTGATAAAGGTGAAATAAGAGAAGTGGATCAGTCTTTTATCATCATGCTGCTTGATGTGATAAGCACTGGCATGATGCAACTGATGCATCTGTATGATGAAGAAAGGATGGTATCCTTCAATCGCTGGCTATCAAACTTTATGAAACAGGGATTAATGACTCCGAAAGGAGAGTGA
- a CDS encoding ABC transporter ATP-binding protein: protein MVHVEKNFSGNEGKKDILIQAKEISKVYSMGEVEVHALKKSSFDIREGEFVVILGPSGSGKSTLLNLLGGMDLPSHGEVLVKGEAITHFSDRELTGYRRNKVGFVFQFYNLMANLTARENVELATEIGDTSLDLDEVIEKVGLKDRSSHFPSQLSGGEQQRVAIARAVAKNPLLLLCDEPTGALDFETGVKILALLKEVNITYGKTVIIITHNMPVGAMGDRVIRMRSGEITDIECNANPVDPERIEW, encoded by the coding sequence ATGGTTCATGTAGAAAAAAATTTTTCTGGGAATGAAGGCAAAAAGGATATTCTTATTCAAGCCAAAGAAATCAGCAAAGTATATTCTATGGGCGAGGTAGAAGTTCATGCATTAAAAAAATCCAGTTTTGATATTCGAGAGGGTGAGTTTGTTGTTATTTTGGGGCCCAGTGGCTCTGGAAAAAGCACCTTGTTAAACCTTCTGGGCGGAATGGATCTTCCTAGCCATGGGGAAGTTTTAGTAAAAGGGGAGGCAATCACTCATTTTTCGGATAGAGAGTTAACGGGATATCGGCGAAATAAGGTAGGTTTTGTGTTTCAGTTCTATAATTTAATGGCTAACTTAACGGCGAGAGAAAACGTGGAACTGGCAACAGAAATAGGTGATACTTCTTTAGATTTAGATGAGGTAATTGAAAAAGTGGGTCTGAAAGATAGAAGCAGCCACTTTCCATCTCAGTTAAGTGGAGGGGAACAGCAGCGGGTAGCGATTGCCAGAGCTGTCGCGAAAAATCCTTTGCTGCTGTTATGCGATGAACCGACAGGGGCCCTGGATTTTGAAACCGGAGTTAAAATCCTTGCTCTTCTAAAAGAAGTGAATATCACCTATGGGAAAACCGTCATTATCATTACTCATAATATGCCGGTAGGTGCTATGGGGGATAGAGTCATACGAATGCGCAGCGGGGAAATTACGGATATTGAATGTAATGCTAATCCTGTGGATCCGGAAAGGATTGAGTGGTAA